One genomic region from bacterium encodes:
- a CDS encoding radical SAM protein codes for MARYGETENTRTSLLDAERGTLVRKDRAALNVGLVALSPYDVAMASLGFQTIYRLFNAHPEVRCERVFCLDRDNPAAERSWLALESGAPPSTFDVLALSLSYEQDCLWLPLFLRAMGLPTRAQARWGNLPVLLAGGPVPSGNPEPVAPFVEALGLGDGEVLVPDFIDTWLESARRTWERGAFLEALAARPGFYIPSLYRAEMLAGEGGVLVPRPAVPAAPERVRRQSAPLTGDPAHSVIITSKAHFSEMFMLELARGCRHACRFCLVSRINRPWRVSDPLRVEALLENAPESAQVAGLVGTNLCDYPELPRVLRAVQKRGLRLGASSLRVDTLNDEILGLLLECGTRSITLAPETASAALLRELGKPSAAELLPSVVARASEMGFEQVKLYYMIGLPGESEADRAALGEQVRELAGSLGPRTRLRISLNPFVPKPQTAWQDEAMLAPRQIKAALNQVRRALSPLRRVELQCEPPAGSLIQALISLGDSRLAAALEAAEPEGRDFLAAAGRAGIDTEAFLHQKKKPSAPRPWDHVE; via the coding sequence GTGGCCCGCTATGGAGAGACCGAAAATACTCGCACGAGCCTGCTCGACGCAGAGCGCGGCACGCTTGTCAGGAAAGACCGGGCGGCGCTGAACGTGGGCCTGGTGGCCCTCAGCCCCTATGACGTTGCCATGGCCAGTCTGGGCTTCCAGACCATCTACCGCCTGTTCAACGCCCATCCGGAGGTGCGCTGCGAGCGGGTGTTCTGCCTGGACCGCGACAACCCCGCCGCCGAGCGGAGCTGGCTGGCCCTGGAAAGCGGCGCGCCGCCCTCCACGTTCGATGTGCTGGCCCTGTCGCTGAGCTACGAGCAGGACTGCCTCTGGCTGCCGTTGTTCCTCCGGGCGATGGGCCTTCCGACCCGGGCGCAGGCGCGCTGGGGCAATCTCCCCGTGCTGCTGGCCGGCGGACCTGTGCCCAGCGGCAACCCGGAGCCGGTGGCCCCTTTTGTCGAGGCGCTGGGCCTGGGCGATGGCGAGGTTCTGGTGCCGGATTTCATCGACACCTGGCTGGAGAGCGCGCGGCGCACCTGGGAGCGGGGGGCGTTCCTGGAGGCGCTGGCCGCGCGGCCGGGGTTCTACATCCCCTCGCTCTACCGCGCCGAGATGTTGGCAGGGGAGGGAGGCGTGCTCGTGCCGCGGCCCGCAGTTCCAGCCGCTCCGGAGCGTGTCCGCCGTCAGAGCGCCCCGCTGACCGGCGATCCGGCCCACAGCGTGATAATCACCTCCAAGGCCCATTTTTCCGAGATGTTCATGCTGGAGCTGGCCCGCGGCTGCCGTCACGCCTGCCGGTTCTGCCTGGTCAGCCGGATCAACCGTCCCTGGCGGGTCTCCGACCCGCTCCGGGTGGAGGCGCTGTTGGAGAACGCGCCCGAGAGCGCCCAGGTGGCGGGCCTGGTCGGGACCAACCTCTGCGACTACCCTGAGCTGCCGCGCGTGCTGCGCGCGGTGCAAAAGCGCGGCCTGCGCCTGGGGGCCAGCTCGCTGCGCGTCGACACGCTGAACGACGAGATCCTCGGCCTGCTGCTGGAATGTGGCACGCGCAGCATCACCCTGGCCCCGGAGACCGCCAGCGCGGCCCTGTTGCGCGAGCTGGGCAAGCCCTCGGCCGCCGAGCTTCTGCCCTCGGTTGTGGCGCGGGCCTCCGAGATGGGGTTCGAGCAGGTGAAGCTGTATTATATGATCGGGCTGCCGGGTGAGAGCGAGGCCGACCGGGCAGCCCTGGGCGAGCAGGTGCGCGAGTTGGCCGGCAGCCTGGGTCCGCGCACCCGGCTGCGGATCAGCCTCAACCCGTTCGTGCCCAAGCCGCAGACCGCCTGGCAGGACGAGGCCATGCTCGCGCCGCGTCAGATCAAGGCGGCGCTGAACCAGGTGCGTCGGGCGCTGTCCCCGCTGCGGCGTGTGGAGCTTCAGTGCGAGCCGCCCGCCGGGAGCCTGATCCAGGCCCTGATATCGCTGGGCGATAGCCGTCTGGCAGCGGCCCTGGAGGCCGCCGAGCCGGAGGGGCGGGACTTTCTGGCCGCGGCCGGCCGGGCCGGGATCGACACGGAGGCTTTTCTGCACCAAAAGAAAAAGCCCTCCGCTCCGCGTCCCTGGGACCACGTGGAGTGA
- the rpmB gene encoding 50S ribosomal protein L28: protein MAKVCEICGKIPSVGNNVSHANNRTKRRFLPNLQEIRISEGGVNRRATVCTRCIRSGKVSKAV, encoded by the coding sequence ATGGCCAAGGTTTGTGAAATCTGCGGGAAAATCCCAAGTGTCGGGAACAACGTTTCCCACGCCAACAACCGGACTAAGCGCCGTTTCCTGCCCAACCTTCAGGAGATACGGATCAGCGAAGGCGGCGTGAACCGTCGCGCCACGGTCTGCACCCGCTGCATCCGCTCCGGTAAGGTCAGCAAGGCGGTCTGA